A DNA window from Patagioenas fasciata isolate bPatFas1 chromosome 1, bPatFas1.hap1, whole genome shotgun sequence contains the following coding sequences:
- the LOC136111483 gene encoding granulocyte-macrophage colony-stimulating factor receptor subunit alpha-like, whose product MVTPLTFIFMAQWMLLITQLCIGWNCTNCMNRSAIENFSCVIYNVSLMNCTWQAGRDAPGDTQYFLYWQNSRDDDEMECELYIKDENGRNTGCRFKNVRIETQKSYFLVNGSSKDSQIQFYDEYIQLYKTEKLMSPSNITVNCDETKDDCIIQWQRPQISHSNKDKCFKYEINIKYKDNPEGKTIYTSIQEGGNSHTFQRSNTRKKYLLKMRAAGSACFVSPAWGEWSTPVEFGNEEIISSSESILLVVAVATLLVTIVAISFCKRTGCWKAAFPQIPEPKNAFHGLHDTNPELMESKLLSIKSENEEIMLVADVLK is encoded by the exons ATGGTTACTCCTCTTACATTCATCTTCATGGCCCAGTGGATGCTGCTGATCACCCAGTTGTGcattggctggaactgcacaaaCT GCATGAACAGATCGGCCATTGAAAACTTCTCCTGTGTGATTTATAACGTTTCCCTCATGAACTGCACTTGGCaagcaggcagggatgctccagGAGATACACAATATTTTCTGTACTGGCAGAACTCAAG AGATGACGACGAGATGGAATGTGAGCTTTACATTAAAGATGAAAATGGCAGAAACACAGGATGTAGATTCAAAAATGTGAGGATAGAGACTCAAAAATCTTACTTCCTGGTCAACGGGTCTAGCAAAGACTCGCAGATTCAGTTCTATGATGAGTATATTCAACTGTACAAAACTG AAAAACTCATGTCCCCATCAAATATCACTGTCAACTGTGATGAAACTAAAGATGATTGCATAATTCAGTGGCAACGACCCCAGATAAGTCATTCTAATAAAGATAAGTGTTTTAAATACGAAATCAACATAAAGTATAAG GATAATCCTGAGGGAAAAACCATATATACTTCTATACAA gaAGGGGGAAATAGTCACACATTTCAAAGATCCAATACAAGAAAAAAGTACCTCTTGAAAATGCGAGCAGCAGGCAGTGCCTGCTTCGTGAGTCCAGCCTGGGGGGAGTGGAGCACACCTGTTGAGTTTG GaaatgaagaaattatttcttcttcagaaagtATTTTACTCGTGGTAGCAGTTGCAACACTCTTAGTGACAATTGTTGCAATTTCGTTCTGCAAAAG gactggctgttggaaagcagcatttccacAAATCCCAGAGCCAAAAAATGCATTTCATGGACTGCATGATACAAATCCAGAG cTGATGGAGAGCAAACTTCTGTCAATAAAATCTGAAAATGAAGAGATTATGTTAGTTGCTGATGTACTGAAATAA